The Arachis ipaensis cultivar K30076 chromosome B05, Araip1.1, whole genome shotgun sequence nucleotide sequence GAATAGTAAGGTGGTTTCGAACGGAAGcatcatccatacctatacgAGTATGAGGATAGATATACTTCCGAATAAACTGAGGCGCATCCACTTTagcctcaccttcaaaagaagagccagactctaaagtcttgcgcttcttcttttCTGGCTCAGGGGAAGATCGGGGAGGAGGGGACGGCTGAGAAGAAGTTGAGGAAGAAAGGACAATAGGTCGGGAAGGGGTCCCCAAATTGTGGGAAGAAgggggaggagaaggaagagaaggACCAATTACCCTGGCGCCGCCGACTCTGGCACGGGACCTCGCTTTCGCCTCCTGAACTCTCTGGTAAGACTCCATGAAattcttcttcgccatctctgTAAAAAATAATTAGGTAGCTAAAATCAGTAAAACAAGTCGGAAGAAACAAGTCGAAAaatataaacaaacaaaaagctacctagttgtgtctggacaaaggtcggagacccctggagaaacttttttgTATCCAGAtaggggccctcccccacacttctcggaggaaccccacaatggctgcctcCACTTCATCCAAGTCATCCAAACtatatttctcacagggggaggcctcTAACCAGTACAGAGGAAAGCGAGGAGAAgaattctcatccagaaaaaaggggtggtgaccctctacaacttgaactttgaaaaaataatttttgaaatcgtAAAAGGATTCGTCAAAAAAGGTGAAGActctccgaccttgtatagctcggaaagacacccactgCTGTTTGTTATTTTTCCCACTAAAGGGCTTAGTCATatgaaagaggaaaaagaaaattcTCAGAGAAGTCGGAAAGTCCAAAGCATGGCTGATGAACTGgtaaattttcagaaaatccCAAGAGTTTGGGTGAAGTTGGGTAAGAGCAACACGGCAGTGACGTAAGACGGCTatttcaaaatcagaaaaaggaagaaaaacacccaaacgggtaaTCATGCTCTCATACATATAGAAAAAATGAGGAGCTGCCTCAGCAGCCCTCGtgaagcaaacccggtcttctggacccgggacCATCAACTCGTACTtcggctcatcctcatcagaagtacaaattctatGATGAGTATGGAGATTGGTAATAAAGTCAGTATCTACAAAGGATTCCTCCCCCAGAACAGTAACGTCCACCCATTGAGCAAGGGTTTCTATAGAAGACATTCTTTCCTAAAAAGGTATGAcgaaacctacaaaggaaaaacgaaaaaggataaaaaaaacAAGGGTCTCTAAAGGGCCTGGAATCAAACAAAACAGAATCACTAGAATCACTAGAAGCCTACCCTCCTCTCTAAAATGAAAACATGCAAACGAAAGCACTTCATAAAAAGAGAGTAGAGAAAAACTAACCTTTGCTTGAAAAAAGGATAGGGGCAGAGAAATGTGAATTCCTTCGAACAAGAGCTTCTTCCGAACAGAGGAGAGGAAGTGTGAAAGTTTTCAGAAACGAAGCAAGGAAaaagagggaaagtatttataaaaacgttgggggcataatggtaaaaacggaAGCCGTCATTTAAAGAGAGGCACCATTCCCAATGTAACTGATCCCCGCGTATGAATACACAAATCCCTAACAGACGCGACATTTGATTAGACGTGACTGTTGAGAATTTTTAAAACACGTCAGTTCTGAAACATCACGTCGGTTCCTTATCAGGTCGGCTACAGTCCGGAGTTACATACTCGACCCCAACTCTTAAAAGAAATTtagctcgagtaggggcactgttcatacccctGGCCCAACGCTACGACCCAAGTCCAAAtgaaaggcccaacccaaaggattgagcctcacCCTACACCGACCTTCCCTTGTAGAAGTCGGTTCTTgacacgacttgctctaaagaagtcggggacgAAGATTGGTtggcagataaacactcattcgaatgagtaactgtccctaaaatctctcaacccacttccaagagccatatctcaacttccctaagataaagggacagttatccaccttaaaaaggtggaactacttcaacggtggttattggctcaccactataaatacactgacacccctcaggtatctctaagtcccaatactctctagacctgcttactcccttgctaacttaggcatcggagtgtctttacaggtaccaccccccattcactcgtattcacaagtcggacggaggcccaggAACGTGATTTCCTTCGAAGGCTTCCCTCTTCAGACGATTGGGACAGCCGTAGCGAGTCCATCCtgttaatctccggttacccatcgtaacaggtACATTGCCCTAATTTTCATAtcatttcataattttttatttttttagaaaataaattttatttacatttaaaaaataaaaataatgtttgtttattttctgttttaattttttaagattataaataaaaaaattaaaaaaagagcgCATCCGACACACACAAAATTTTGGGCTTCTTTTTATTTGTATCATTTGGATGTTTCTCAGACAGAAAGAGACAGACCTGCTTTTGAATTTGTGACATTGGTTTGAATCATCAAAAACCAGTCTTCGTTCGATGGCAGGGTATGTACCCTACTATGTTTGATCATCAAAATCCATTCTTTTATCCGCACATCGTTTCGTAGCAATACTATGTGAACTGAGAGAGATTATTTTTCCACTTTCATTCTATATTAGAAGTGGGGTTACCTTGTTCATGTGGAAAATTATACCTTTTTTGCGGCTTGGTGAGATTTCTTAGTTGTGTTGGTCGTCTTGGCGATTTTCTGTTCATTGATTGAAAGAAAAGTGAACGGATTTAATGGGATTAGTTAGTTTTATGGGCAAAATGACttccttttttctattttttttttttgggataaaATTTTTTACTTGGAGTTCGTTTCCACTTTGTTGACTGTTCTATGATCGAAAGATAAATGGATGATCATGAAAGCTACTGAAAGTTGGGGTTTCTATTTCTTGTATTATTTTTACCCATTTGATAATATGCATTTATGGTAGTGTGTGCCATAAGAATTAGTTCTTACAATTTTTGAGTTTCACATTGTTTTTCTTGCTTTATTATCTTTGTCAGTTTTGACTTTTGAGTTCACTTAATAACGTAATGAGTGGCAATTTTGTGTATGTGTATGTGTGAGCTTTGTGTTCGTATGTTTGTTCCAAGTTCTGAAATTTATTAGGTTGCTTAAAATTGGTACAATGAACATATGCATTTCTTGATAAGTATCAGTTCCTTTTTTGGTGGTGAGGTGATCATAGATTGCATTGTTTCTTTCTCTATGTTACCAAGCCATCTTTGTAGAAAAATAAGAGGAGTCTGGTGATTGGGACTTTTATGACTCATTGTTTTATCTATTTTGCTATTCCTTTGCCATAGAGGACTCATGATCATTTTGATTTATTGTTTCGTTTTTCTTCGGGATGTTAGAATCTATACATGGTCATAGACTTCTATAACTTTGTGGCTCTTATATTTTTATGCAGAGCATCATGGTTGGTGGACATTAGATTTCAtgataattgttttttttttctttctatttttatattttggcctttcagaaatataaattttatattttcatgtaTTTAAGTAACATCATTTTGTATGCTAGTTTGTGATCTATTGAGTGGTCTTTGTTACATGGGAATTAATGGTTTCAACTTCAAACTAAACATGATCTGCTTGGAAGTATAATTTCTTTTGTAGAAAATTGCATATTACCAGTTTAAGCGTTGGTTCAAAGGACCGGTATTGCTTGATATTCATGTAAGTGTGAAGATAACTTATCAACTGCATTAAGGGTAATGCCTTCACGTCAAGGTCAAAATTAATGGAATTCCATTGCTTCTCTAAATTTTGCATATGCCAATATGAGTTGAACCTGTTAAATTGGCTTAATCCACCATGCTTTTGGCACAAAAGTTGGAACATGTTTCAATCACCACTTTGGTACTTctagtattttattttcttcttcatgatAAAGTTATATGCCATTCTTCAGAAATATGTTTAGAAAGTTTATTACCAATAAAGTTAAAAGATATTGGTTTGATAGTTCAAACTTAATCCTTTCTATTTCACAAATAATGGCACTTAAAAATTTATAGATGATTTAACATAAACTTCCTGTTGTTAGGTAACTCAAGAGTGGCCTGGCTTACCAAAAGGGGTTAAATTTGATCCGTCAGATCAAGAGATAATCTGGCACTTGCTTGTAAAAGCTGGTGTAGGAAATTTAAAACCTCATCCTTTCATTGATGAGTTTATTACTACCCTTGAAGTGGATGATGGAATTTGTTATACTCATCCTCAACATTTACCTGGTTTGTAGCACATAAGTTTTATTCATAGTTgaattcttatttgattttcaatcaatATGATATGTTGCGATTAAAATTTAGGTGTCAAGCAAGACGGAAGGGCCTCACATTTCTTCCACAGAGCAATAAAGGCTTATAATACCGGCACTCGAAAGCGTCGAAAAGTACATGGTCAGGATGACGTTCGTTGGCACAAGACTGGAAGGACTAAACTGATCACCCTGAACGGGGTTCAAAAGGGTTGCAAAAAAATCATGGTTTTATATACAAATGCGGTGAGAGGAGGAAAGTCAGAGAAAACTAATTGGGTTATGCACCAATATCACCTTGGGACAGAAGAAGATGAAAAGGAAGGAGAATATGttatttctaaagttttttataaAGAAGACCAGGATATACCTGAAGCCGCAGAAAGTAAGAATGCAACAGTTGCGAAAGTAGATCCAGTCACTCCCAAATCCACGACTCCTGAGCCTCCTCGTAATGAAAGGCAAGATTCAGATCTAGGCCTGGATCTAGACCTAGGGCAAGAAGCACTTGCTTTTCCTGAGGTAAAACCTTCAATGTTTTCCTGCTATTGAATATCAGAATCTGTTTTCTGTTATCATTTTGCTGTGATCATTTTCATATTGCgtgttttttcttttgttattggaGCGAGATCTGTCAGAAAATGGATGCAACTTTATAAtattcttttgtttctttggggaaaaaaaaagggggggggggatGATGGATTTGTTGGAAGTACTTCTTTTCATTTATAAAGTTCGAAACCTATTTTCTCAAAGTAAATATCGATGATTCTACctgctaaaagaatcaccattaGTTCTGCATTAGATACTTCTTGTCTTAGCTGTTTTTCTGTCTCAAGTTATTATTGCTTGCCATTGAAGTCTTTTATGATAGTTGTACAATTTATATGAAAGTAGAAATAAAGCGAAAGCCTAAAATTGATTTGTTGTATTCCACTTTTAAGTAGTCTTTGTCCCTTGATTCATCTTGTGATGTTAGTTTGATTAAGAAAGGAAGCTTTTTGCTTAACTCTACATCTCATTGAACTCTCGTGCTTGAAATTCTGAATACTGAACAGTTATTTTGCAATCATATCTtgcctccttttttgccttttcCCAGAAACTGCCCTAAGCATATAATCTTGACATATAATTTGATGATATAGTTCTGTGGAATCTGAAAATTGCACTAACAGAAGTTGATTATTCCCGttctatgtttctttttttttttaaaaaaaaaaattataccctTAGATGGATTGCTTAGATGAAATTCAAGCTGACTGTGAAGAATCTGCGAAAGCTAATCCACCAGTACTGGAGACACAAGAAAATGAAGGGATGGACAACAAGGAAACTAATGCTTATGAAGGACAACTGTGGTGGGATAGTGATTCACAGAATCTATTAGATTCACAACAACTCGTTGAAGCATTAACTCTCTGCGAAGATATATTTCACAGCCAATCTTCCAACAAAGACGATGAAAATGATAAGAACCAAACCGGTCTATCTGTGTATGCTCATCTAGGACCAGAGCATCTGAAGAAGGATATTGAGGAGTGTCAAAAGCTTGCTCCTGCAGGACCAGAGCATCAGAAGGATATTGAAGACGGCCAAAATCTTGACATCGACCTTGCAAATATAGAGCGGGATACTCCTCCTGAGCATCGACTAAGTCAGCTGGTATCTccatgttcttgatgattttgcATTACAATGAATGAATTCATTTAAATCACCATTACTAATTACTAGAATGCTTCAAATTAAGTTTTCTTTCATTTGGTTTTGAAAGTAGTTATGAATTGTTTTTCTTTTGGAAAAAAAAGTGTCACTTGTGTAATAGCTAGCTTAATTGAAAATTGCGCACATAATCAGTAGTTACTTTACATATATGTTAGGAAGTTATCTCAGGGGGTAAAAGTTTTGTACTAATGGAGAAAAAATATTTGGACACCAATCATCATAAATCCTGTTTATTAATGATGCATTTTCATGTTTCTGTAGGAATTTGGTTCGCAGGACAGCTATACTTACTGGGGTTTTCAAGGCGTAAACTAATATCTTCCTTGATCTCTCGGCATTGAACCAATTTTTTTGCAACTACATTTTGTTGATGTGTTATTTGTCTTTTGCCTTTGTGTTATGCTAAACTATGGGGCAAACTTAACTGTTACTAGTAAGTGGTTACTACTAACTATGCAGTAATGTAAGACTGAACCTGATAGATATTTTGATCAACCTTGGTGTAAATGTAATTCAAACTTGCAATTCTCGGCTGGTTGAAGTTTTGTTCTATATTCTTGCAGTTCTGGATGTGGACTCGAGAGAGAAAGATGCATTTAGATTTCTACTCTATTCAAGCAGCTATGGAATTATCAAAGTTGCTTTTAGATTTCTGATAATAGCTTAAGACTGAAAAATAGTAATGTTGGCTTTGTTCTACAGTACCAAGTAGTATCAGGATGTGAATTTTATCCAAACCCTCAGGTATCCATAGTAATTTTGGAATTTAACAGTTAGATAAATACAATTTATTGCGTTTAAGTTATACGATGGTGTGGgttaataaaaatttagtcaTGCTACATATTCATATAATTTTGTATCCAAGTTCATCCAAGCTGGTCCAATACTAAAAAAACCCAATCTCATTAAATGAAATGTAAAATACACGTGCCCCAAACCTCCCAAAACGTTAACattcattcgcgcttcattatgaaaaaacgttccttcttcttcacatATGAAACTGCTCATTCTTTttgaatctctctcaaaatcactcGAAATTCACTCACGTTCTTTGCGGAAACCATTACTGGCGAAGAATTGCCAAAAGATTTCgcaaggaagaagcaaaaacgAACTACCATAGCAACAGAGACTGACAAAGGTATGAGAAAAACTACTATTCATTTAAAATCTTGCAATCTCGCGTTTCTCCTAGTTGCATTTTATGTTTACTGGATAGAGTTGCTTCGTTTAGTAGATCGACGTATTCTGATTCCATTTTTATTGCGTAACTGGGCTTGAAATGAAATgtgttcttattttcattcagttcagtggagttgctatttttgattcacttgattgttagtatgTTCACTTGACTTCTTTTGCATGCAAAAATACTATTCTTGATGAATGAATGTTTATAACGTTTTATTCAGTACATGCATGTTGCTCGGTTCAGTGGAGTTACtcattttcattcacttgattgttagtgtgttcagttgagtccttTTACATGCAGAAATGTTTTAATTGATCGTTGAATGTCtatcacattttattcagcacatggaTGGCATTCAGTTAAGTAGAGTTGGTCATTTTCATTCACTTGACTATTAGTGTATTCAGTTGGGtcattttgtatgcaaaaatGATTTTGTTGCAGATTCAATGTCTATTACGTTTTATTCAACACATGAATGGCGTTCGGTTCTGTGGGGTGGGctattttcattcacttgattgttagtgtcttCAGTTTCGTCCTTTTGCATGCATGAATgattttcttgatgattgaatgtttatcactttTCAGTGGAgttgataattttttattcagCTGGTTGTTAGTGTGTTCCGATAGcttcttttgcatgcagaaatgctTTTCTAGGTGTTTCAtaatttatcatgttttattcaGTGTATGGATAGCGTGCGGTTTAGTGGGGTTGGCCATTTTCATTTttcttgattgttagtgtgttcattttggtccttttgcatgcatgaatgatttttttgatgattgaatgtttatcactttTCAGTGCAGTTGATAATTTTGATTTACTTGGTTGTTAGTGTGTTCAGGTAGcttcttttgcatgcagaaatgctTTTCTAGGTGTTTCAtaatttatcatgttttattcaGTGCATCAAGTGAGTTCGGTTCAGTGGGCTGGGgcattttcattcacttgattaAGATATGCATGCTTGTGCTTGTCAGTGTATAGagtgaagtattgaccaaatttttttgtcCTTACACCAAAAATGAAGAAGACAATGGTGACAAAGAAGAATCCGCGCTACAACGTAAGCACATTAAATACATTTATCCGCTTTCATTCGAATAAaatctattttgtattataaatatatcgtGACATTCTATTTCGAAACCTTGTAGAAAACTCACGATTGcagatgccaaacaaaggcaaTAGCAACAGTGTTAAAAAATTTGAGTCAGGAAAAGAAAGATATAGTTGAAGAAATGAGATTCGGTGCCCTGGCACATGTCCCGGAAATGAACGCCTCTCACGCCCTCATGAGAGAATTGATTGATTGCTATAATCAATACCATGGATACCTGAAAACTCTCCatggaaaaataaacataacaccTCACAAGATAGCAGCTGCATTGGGCATAAACCACGGCAGTAATACACTTTCCACTTT carries:
- the LOC107640835 gene encoding SUPPRESSOR OF GAMMA RESPONSE 1 gives rise to the protein MVLYTNAVRGGKSEKTNWVMHQYHLGTEEDEKEGEYVISKVFYKEDQDIPEAAESKNATVAKVDPVTPKSTTPEPPRNERQDSDLGLDLDLGQEALAFPEMDCLDEIQADCEESAKANPPVLETQENEGMDNKETNAYEGQLWWDSDSQNLLDSQQLVEALTLCEDIFHSQSSNKDDENDKNQTGLSVYAHLGPEHLKKDIEECQKLAPAGPEHQKDIEDGQNLDIDLANIERDTPPEHRLSQLEFGSQDSYTYWGFQGVN